A window from Triticum aestivum cultivar Chinese Spring chromosome 6D, IWGSC CS RefSeq v2.1, whole genome shotgun sequence encodes these proteins:
- the LOC123144242 gene encoding sirohydrochlorin ferrochelatase, chloroplastic: MSMHPMSLSLQPFTANSINKYSLRSTSANYDRGFIKLVPIGRSSGHWATNFRPNSVSRPETSVGHDCVVGENDGVIIVDHGSRRQESNLMLHDFFSMFKARTCYKIVGPAHMELAEPTIKEALGKCVQQGASRVIVSPYFLSPGRHWKQDIPSLASEASKEHSSVPYIITAPLGLHELMVINHLSRRRRRGDATDVVRTQDY, encoded by the exons ATGTCTATGCACCCTATGTCGCTCTCCTTACAACCCTTCACTGCAAATTCAATAAACAAATATTCTTTAAG GAGCACTAGTGCAAATTATGACCGTGGTTTTATAAAGTTGGTGCCAATTGGAAGAAGTAGTGGACATTGGGCCACAAATTTCAGACCAAATTCTGTGTCTAGGCCTGAAACTTCTGTAGGACATGATTGTGTAGTGGGAGAGAATGATGGTGTGATCATAGTTGATCACGGATCACGTCGACAAGAATCTAATCTCATGCTAC atgatTTTTTTAGCATGTTCAAGGCCAGGACTTGCTACAAGATTGTTGGGCCTGCTCACATG GAGCTGGCTGAGCCTACTATTAAGGAAGCACTTGGAAAATGTGTGCAGCAGGGAGCATCTCGCGTTATTGTCAGTCCATATTTCCTTTCCCCTGGGCGACACTGGAAGCAA GATATCCCTTCTTTAGCATCAGAAGCCTCTAAAGAGCACTCAAGCGTACCCTACATCATCACGGCTCCTCTTGGATTACATGAGCTTATGGTG ATCAATCACCTGAGCCGCCGTCGACGACGAGGGGACGCTACTGACGTGGTCAGAACCCAGGATTATTAA